The proteins below are encoded in one region of Oncorhynchus gorbuscha isolate QuinsamMale2020 ecotype Even-year linkage group LG01, OgorEven_v1.0, whole genome shotgun sequence:
- the LOC123993391 gene encoding hatching enzyme 1.2, with amino-acid sequence MMDLTVSSLLSMVVYTCCTWAIPAQSTSVSSKRFPKSYSDDHIIRSEMTAMDQIIEANEFQAAQVPDGTSFRDGDIAVTTGRRSKVCFARSCLWSKSVDGHVYIAYRLSLDYSDLDQRIIKSGMENMERGTCVRFVPWTHQRDYLDIQPKSGCWSYLGQRGGRQTVSLQSPNCMLSGVASHELMHALGFVHEHSRIDRDNYVTVLWENIWKDRVRNFEKFKTNPLDVPYDYDSIMHYGMYSYSEDGDPTIKPKRKNHNTHLGQRTGLSQLDKMKINKLYKCGW; translated from the exons ATGATGGACTTGACTGTGTCTTCCCTGCTGTCCATGgtggtttacacctgttgtacctGGGCCATACCTGCTCAG AGTACCTCAGTGAGCTCCAAAAGGTTCCCTAAAAGTTATTCAG ACGATCACATTATACGCAGTGAGATGACAGCGATGGATCAAATCATAGAGGCCAATGAGTTCCAAG CTGCCCAGGTTCCAGACGGCACTAGTTTCAGGGATGGAGATATCGCTGTGACTACCGGGAGGCGCTCTAAGGTCTGTTTCGCACGCAGTTGTCTGTGGTCCAAGTCGGTGGACGGACATGTCTACATCGCATACAGGCTGTCACTGGACTACA GTGATTTAGATCAGAGGATAATAAAGTCTGGTATGGAGAACATGGAGAGAGGTACCTGTGTGCGTTTTGTTCCATGGACACACCAGAGGGACTACCTGGATATTCAGCCTAAGTCAGG GTGTTGGTCGTACCTTGGGCAGCGTGGTGGCAGACAGACTGTATCTCTACAGTCTCCTAACTGTATGTTGTCTGGCGTGGCCTCCCACGAACTCATGCACGCCCTGGGCTTCGTGCACGAACATTCCCGCATCGACCGCGACAACTATGTCACTGTCCTGTGGGAGAACATCTGGAAGG ATCGCGTACGGAACTTTGAGAAGTTCAAAACCAACCCTCTGGACGTTCCCTATGACTACGACTCCATCATGCACTATGGGAT GTATTCGTATTCAGAAGATGGAGATCCTACCATCAAACCTAAGAGGAAGAACCACAACACTCATCTGGGACAGAGAACCGGTCTCAGTCAACTGGACAAAATGAAGATTAACAAACTCTACAAATGTGGTTGGTAG
- the hce2l1 gene encoding hatching enzyme 1.2: protein MKLMISLGIILGMMTYTAALPIQNSSVIQEMRGRLKRGNSEVLRGPEEMNAMDRILRTNGRLGSSRARGLSFREGDIARSYNIQSRSAITCPGNSCLWPKSVDGSVYVPYIISPQYDDMDRITIEMGMLDILLETCVKFVPRSHETNFLDIQPRFGCWSFLGMTEGPQPISLQSPGCMWSGIVSHELMHALGFVHEQSRSDRDRHVSIMWENIRKGHKHNFKKYQTNNLNTVYDYGSIMHYGRYAFSEDGSPTIIPKPDPNTPIGQRDGPSVLDIQKINLLYECGGLV, encoded by the exons ATGAAACTCATGATCTCTCTAGGAATCATCTTGGGAATGATGACCTACACCGCCGCTCTACCTATCCAG AATTCATCAGTGATACAAGAAATGAGAGGGAGGTTGAAAAGAGGAAACTCCG AGGTGCTTAGGGGTCCAGAGGAAATGAATGCAATGGACAGGATCCTGAGAACCAATGGGA GGCTGGGCAGCTCTAGAGCCCGAGGCCTGTCCTTCAGGGAAGGAGACATTGCCAGATCCTACAACATACAGAGCCGCAGCGCCATAACCTGCCCTGGTAACTCCTGCCTCTGGCCCAAGTCAGTGGATGGATCTGTCTATGTTCCCTACATTATCTCTCCACAATATG ATGACATGGATAGAATCACCATAGAGATGGGAATGCTGGACATCTTACTTGAAACGTGTGTGAAGTTTGTTCCTCGCAGCCATGAAACCAACTTCCTGGATATACAGCCCAGGTTTGG TTGCTGGTCATTCCTGGGTATGACTGAAGGCCCTCAGCCCATCTCCCTGCAGTCCCCTGGGTGCATGTGGTCTGGCATCGTCTCCCATGAACTCATGCACGCTCTGGGCTTTGTGCACGAGCAGTCCCGCTCTGACCGGGATCGCCATGTTTCTATCATGTGGGAAAACATCAGGAAGG GTCATAAGCATAACTTTAAGAAGTACCAGACCAACAACCTCAATACTGTCTATGATTACGGCTCCATCATGCACTATGGCAG GTATGCCTTCTCAGAGGACGGTAGCCCAACCATCATCCCCAAACCAGATCCCAACACTCCTATTGGTCAGCGAGATGGACCCAGTGTTCTGGACATACAGAAGATAAACCTACTGTATGAATGTG GTGGCCTGGTGTAA